The Dyella caseinilytica genome has a window encoding:
- a CDS encoding response regulator, which translates to MTASNPCVLVIDDETQIRKFLDIGLRAEGYDVLLAANAEDGLALAATRDPDVVVLDIGLPDREGHEVLAELRQWTQVPVLMLSVRDTELEKVKALDAGANDYMTKPFGIQELMARLRALLRNRVIGTEAPPRYEDDRLHIDLGLREVTLNGEPLSLTRKEYAVLAMLVRHAGRVVSQQQLLREIWGGTHVQDTHYLRIVLGKLRQKLGDDPTTPRWLKTEPGVGYRFLPGNG; encoded by the coding sequence ATGACCGCCTCCAATCCTTGCGTCCTGGTCATCGATGACGAGACGCAGATCCGCAAGTTTCTCGATATCGGTCTGCGCGCCGAGGGCTACGACGTGCTGCTTGCTGCCAACGCCGAGGATGGCTTGGCGTTGGCCGCCACGCGCGACCCGGACGTAGTGGTTCTGGATATCGGCCTGCCCGATCGTGAAGGCCACGAAGTATTGGCGGAATTGCGTCAATGGACGCAGGTGCCGGTGCTGATGCTGTCGGTGCGCGACACCGAGCTCGAAAAAGTCAAAGCGCTCGACGCCGGTGCCAATGACTACATGACCAAGCCATTCGGCATCCAGGAATTGATGGCGCGCCTGCGTGCCCTGCTGCGCAATCGCGTGATCGGCACCGAAGCGCCACCGCGCTACGAAGATGACCGTCTGCATATCGATCTGGGCCTGCGCGAAGTCACGCTCAATGGCGAGCCTCTTTCACTCACGCGCAAGGAATACGCTGTACTTGCCATGCTGGTGCGCCACGCCGGGCGTGTCGTCAGCCAACAGCAGTTGTTGCGCGAGATCTGGGGTGGTACGCATGTGCAGGACACGCATTACCTGCGCATCGTGCTGGGCAAATTACGGCAGAAGCTGGGCGATGATCCCACCACGCCACGCTGGCTGAAAACCGAGCCAGGGGTGGGCTACCGCTTCTTGCCGGGGAATGGTTGA